Sequence from the Nocardiopsis sp. YSL2 genome:
CCGCTGTTCGTGACCACTCTGCTGACGGGGGGCACGGTCCCCCTGTACGGCGACGGCCTCAACGTGCGCGACTGGTTGCACGTGGACGACCACTGCCGGGGCGTCCACCTGGTGCTGGAGAAGGGTCGGCCGGGCGAGGCCTACAACATCGGCGGCGGACAGGAGTTGACCAACCGTCGGCTGACCACGCTGCTGCTGGAGGCCTGCGGGGCCGGCCCGGAACGCGTTCGCGCGGTGCCGGACCGCCCGGGCCACGACCGGCGCTACTCGATCAACGACGCGAAGCTGCGCGCCCTGGGCTACAGACCCCGGGTCGCGTTCAGCGAAGGCCTGGCCTCGACGGTGGCCTGGTACCGCGACAACCCCCGATGGTGGAGGCCGCTGCGCCGCGACACCGCGGCGTAGGAGGCCGACGCACATCCTGCAGACCGGAGACACCATGCGCGGCATCATCCTGGCCGGAGGATCGGGCACCCGTTTGCGGCCCATCACTGCGGTCTCGTCGAAACAGCTCCTGCCCGTCTACGACAAGCCCATGATCTACTACCCGCTGTCCGTGCTCATGCTGGCGGGCATCCGCGAGATCCTGGTCATCAGCAGTCCTGAGCACCTGGAGGCCTACCAGCGGCTCCTGGGCGACGGGCGCCGGCTCGGCCTGGACCTGGAGTACGCGGAACAGGACCGGCCCCGCGGCCTGGCGGACGCGCTGTGCGTCGGCCGGGAGTTCGTCGGGGACGAGTCGCTGGCCCTCATCCTGGGTGACAACATCTTCTACGGTCACGCGCTGATCAGCGTGCTGCGGACCGAGATCGAGCGATTGGACGGTTGCACGCTGTTCGGCTATCCGGTGGCGGACCCGGAGCGCTACGGCGTGGCCTCCGTCGACGACGCCGGCCGGATCACCTCACTGGTGGAGAAGCCGGCCGATCCGGCCTCCAACCTCGCCGTCACCGGGCTGTACTTCTACGACAACGAGGCCCTGGACATGGCGGCGCGGCTCACTCCCTCGGCCCGGGGAGAACTCGAGATCACCGACCTGAACAACCAGTTCGTCGAACAGGGCCGGGCCCGGCTGGTCAGCCTCGGCCGCGGGAACGCCTGGTTCGACACCGGAACCCACGAGAGCCTCCTGGACGCGGCGCTGTTCGTCCGGGTCCTGGCCCAACGCCAGGGGGTGCGGCTGGCGTGCATCGAGGAGGCCGCGTACCGCATGGGCTTCATCGATGCCGAACAGCTGGGTGTGCTCGGCAAGGAGTCCGGCTCCTCCAGCTACGGCCGCTACCTGCGTGAGCTCGCCGGGGTCTGAGCCGGGTGCGGGCGGGGCGTCCCGAACCGCCACCGGACTCCCGCGGCCACCGGCGACCGGGGTCCCCTCGCGGGCACGGATCGTCCCTTGACCGCCCCACACCCGTGGGTTAGCGTGTAAGGAGTTGCTTACGGTAAGAGGGTGCTTACATGGTCGCGCGGGATCGACTCAGTATGGAGTTCGCCGCACTGGCGGATCCGACGCGCCGCGACATCCTCACGCGACTTCGAGGCAGATCCCTGACGGTGAGTGAGCTGGCGGAGAGCTATCCGATCAGCAGGGCCGCGGTCTCCCAGCACCTGACGGTGCTGGAGAAGGCGGGACTCGTGACACGGGGACGGAGAGGGCAGTGGATCGACTGCTCGCTCTCCTCCTCCTACCTGGACGAGGTGGCGGCGTGGGTCGAACAACAGCGCAGCGACTGGGCTGAACGCTTCGACCTGCTCGACGAGCACCTCAGGAACCGCCGTGAACGCGGCCGCGAGACCGACAACGAAGCAGAAGGAGAGCAGCAATGATCGACGTGTCCAAGGGCTTCACGCTCGTCCGCACTTTCGAAGCGAGCCCCGAAGAGGTCTGGAAGGCGTGGACCGACCCCGACGCCGCGGCGCAGTGGTGGCGCCCGCGGGGCACGACCACGCCTCGCGAGACCGTGGAGATGGACACCCAGGTGGGTGGCCGCTACACGTACACGATGGTGAACGACGCCGTCGGCAACAAGGTGGTCACCGGCGGCGTGTACCGCGAGGTCGTGCCGTTCGAGCGCCTGGTGTTCACCTGGGGCCACCCGGACGGCGACCCGGACGACACCCCGGTCATCACCGTCACCCTCGAACCGGTGAACGAGGGCACGCGCATGACGTTCGACCTGCGCGGCGTCGAAGGGGCCGAGGGCGACGGGAGCTTCCACGACGGGTGGCAGGAAGTGCTCGACTCCCTTGAGAACTACATGAAGTAGGCCCGGACCGCCCGGCGACGGACCCTGGGGAGCCGGCAGGTCGGTCGGGTGTGGTGCCGTGACCGGCTCCGCGATCATCTGGATGGAGAGATGACAAATAGCACGGAGTCCGAGAGCGGCTCCCACCCGGTCCCCGCCCAGGCGGGGGCCCGCGAATGGATCGGCCTCGTCGTCCTGAGCCTGCCGACGATGCTGGTGTTCCTCGACCTGACGGTGATGTTCCTGGCGTTGCCGCACATCGCGGTCGACCTGGACTCCAGCGCCCTGCAGGGTCTGTGGATGGTCGACATCTACAGTTTCCTGATCGCCGGGTCGCTGGTCACGATGGGCCGCCTCGGTGATCGGATCGGCCGACGCAGGCTGATCCTGATCGGTGGCGGCGCGTTCGGCCTGCTGTCGATCGCGGCGGCGTTCTCCACCAGCCCGGAGATGGTCATCGCCGCGCGGGCGGGCCTGGGCATCGCCGGAGCCACGTTCATGCCCTGCACCCTGGCACTGATCAGGACGATGTTCCCCGACCCCAAACAGATGACCAAGGCCATGGTCATCTGGACGACGGTGGGCATGGCCGGGCTCTGCCTGGGCCCGTCGGTCGGAGGGTTCCTGCTGAACTCGTTCTGGTGGGGCTCGGTCTTCGTGATCGCGGTCCCGATCACGGGGCTGCTCCTGCTGGTCGGCCCGGCGCTGCTGCCCAAGTCACGCGACGAGAACGCCGCCCGCCTGGACTTCTCCAGCGTGGCGCTGTCGCTGGTCGCCATCCTCTCGATCATCTACGGGCTCAAGGAGCTGGCCCGCGACGGTTGGGAGCCGTTCCCGGCGGTCGCCTGCGTCGTCGGTGTCGTGATCGGCGCGGTGTTCGTCCGCCGCCAGCGCCGCCTGGCCGATCCGCTGCTCGACGTGAGCCTGTTCCGGGTCCGCGCGGTCGCCGGTGCCCTGACGGTCTTCATGGTCACCGGTATCGTCCAGGCGGGCACCGGATTGCTCATCGCGCAGTACCTGCAACTGGTCGACGGACGCAGCCCGTTCGTCGCGGCACTGTGGCTCATCGTCCCCTCGCTGGTGGCGATCGTCGGGGTCCAGCTCTCCGGGCCGCTGGCCACACGGCTGCACCCGAGCCGGGTGATCATCGGCGGGCTGATGCTCAGCGCTCTGGGCATGGTCGTCATGTCCCAGGTCCCGCCGGTGGACGGCCTGGCCGTCCTCATCATCGGCGTGTGCATCTCCTACGCCGGGGTCAGCGCGGTCCCCGCGATCAGCAACCAGCTCACCATGCAGGCGGCACCCCCGGAACGCAGCGGATCGGCCGGGTCCCTCTCGACCACCAGCGGCGAACTCGGCAACGCCCTGGGCATCGCCGCCATGGGCAGCCTGGCCACCGTGCTCTACACCGGCTGGATCGCCGTTCCCTCCGGTGTCCCCGCGGCCGCCTCGGCGGCAGCCGGCGAAGACCTCGCCAGCGCCGTCACCGTCTCCCAGACACTTGCGCCCCCGCTGGACGAGCAACTGGCGACCGCGGCCCGCGAGGCGTTCACCAGTGCCTTCAACACCGTCGCGCTCTGCGGCGCGGTCACGCTGCTCGTGCTCGCCGTCGTGGTCTACATCACGATGCGCCACGTCCAGCCCATCGGATCCGAGCAACCGGCACCGGTCCCGGAGGGCGACCCCGCCGACTCCCCGTGACACCCCTGATTCCGAGTCGTACCGTGCCGCCCCTCGCGCCTTCTCCGACACTTTCCCCTCGCTCGGCCACATCCGTCCCACACAGCAATAACGGAGATGTCCGCGCGGGTTCGTGAGCTCTAGGGTTTTCGAAAGGAGGGCCGACCGGCCAGCGCGAATAAAGATGTCGTAAGGGATGGTGAAAAGCTCCACCCTGCGCGCCGGGAAGCCGGAGTCCGCTATTCCTCGTCACCGGACGGGCGGCCTTCGTGCCTTTTCCCGTGACGTCACGGAAGTCCGACGCACCGACCATTCGTCATGCGGCCGGCTCCTCCTGTCCCGAACCGGGAACCCCCCCACGAAAGGAGAACGGCGACATGGCGGAGCCTGGGCAGGTCAGAGTCGGATCTCAGAGGACGGACGCGCCACCGAGGCAGTTGAACTCGCTGACGGGGCTGCGGTTCTTCGCCGCCCTGATGGTGTTCTTCTTCCACACGGGGTTGAGCATCAACCCGATCATGCCCACGGAGCCGGCGATCAGCCCGTTCGCCGACGAGACGGTCGCGCAGTGGTACGGATGGTTCTTCAGCAACAGCGGCTTCGTCGGGGTCTCCATCTTCTTCGTGCTCAGCGGGTTCGTGCTCGCCTGGTCGGTGGGACCCGACTTCTCGGCACGGGCGTTCATCCGGCGCAGGCTGGTGAAGATCTTCCCCAGCCACGTGGCCATGTGGGCGCTGGTGATGCTGTTGTTCGCCGGCGGTGCCGTCACCTGGCGGGTGTGGCTGCCCAACCTGCTCCTGCTGCACTCCTGGTTCCCCGACCTCCAGGTCAGCCAGAGCATGAACATGCCGTCCTGGTCGCTCGCCTGCGAACTCCTCTTCTACCTGACCTTCCCCTTCCTGGTCCGGCCGATCGCCCGGATGAGCGCGCGCACGCTCTGGTTCGGGGCGGCGGCGATGGTCGCGGGCCTCACGCTGTACCAGGTGCTCATCGCCACCGTCCTTCCGAGTCCTCCCGGCATGGAAGGGGTGATCCTGACCAACCTGCAGTACTGGCTCAGCTACCTCTTCCCGGTCGGGCGCATGTTCGAGTTCCTCCTCGGGGCGTTCCTCGCGCACATCGTCCTCGCGGGAAAGTGGGTGCGGATCCCTCCGCTGGCGGCGGCCGCGATCATGGTGCTCGGCTATGTCGCCACCCTGTTCGCCCCGGTGCCGTACTCGATCAACCTGATCACACTCGTCCCGATCGGCGTCCTGGTGGCCTCGCTCGCCGACGCGGACATGCGCGGAGCGCGAACCGGAATGCGGGGCAGCGTCCTCGTCTGGTTCGGCAAGGTCTCCTTCGGCTTCTACATGTGCCAGGCCGTGACGGTCTTCTGGCTTCGAGGCGTGACGGGCGGCGCGGCATTCTCCACACCGGTCGCCGTCCTGGCCCTGCTCGGCCTGTTCGCCGTGACCCTTCTCGGCGGATGGTGCCTGTACCAGTTCGTGGAGATGCCCATGATGCGCCGGTGGAGCCGCAAGCGCCCGGCTCCGGCCGCCGCCCCCGCCCCCGACGCGGAATCCCCCCAGACAGACGCGAGTGCGGACTCCGCCCGCCTCGACGAGAGGAACTGAACGCATGAGTACCTTCAGTGACGTGGACGCGATCGACATCAACGACGTCGACGGCTTCTGGTCCAAGCCGATCGAGTACCGGCACGCCGCCTTCGACGCGCTGCGCGCCCGGTCCGCGCTGCCGTTCTACCCCGAACCGGACTTCGGCGGGGCACCGCGCGGCCCCGGCTACTACGCGCTGACCCGGATGGACGACGTCCTCCAGGTCACACGGGACGCGAACAGGTTCATCTCCGGCCGGGGGACCGGCAGCGTGGTGGACCTGCCGGCCGAGATGATGGCCGAGTTCGGCGAGTCGATCATCACCATGGACGGTCCCCGGCACGGCCGGCTGCGGCGGATCGTCTCCCGGGTCTTCACCCCCAAGATGGTGAACGCGCTCATGGACAACGTCTCCCAGGTGGCCACGGAGATCGTCGACGAGGTGATCGAGAGGGGCGAGTGCGACGCGGTCACCGACATCTCCGCGAAACTTCCGCTCCGCGTCATCTGCGACATGATGGGCATCCCCCGCAGCCAGCACGAGTTCGTGGACGAGCAGACCAACCTGCTGCTCGGCCTCGCGGACCCGGATTTCGTCGCCGAGCATGACGATCCCCTGGGCGTGATGTTCGGTGCCAGCCGGGCACTGGCCGACCTGATGCACGGGCTGGCCGAGCAGAGAGCCACGAACCCCACCGACGACCTGATCTCCACGCTGCTGAACGCCGAGATCGAGGGCGAGGCGCTCACCCCCACGGAGCTGGCCAGCTTCTTCATCCTGCTCGTCAGCGCCGGCAACGAGACCACCCGCAACGCGATCAGCTGGGGCATCGAACTCCTCACCCGATTCCCGGAGCAGCGGGCCGTCTGGCTGTCCGACATCGGCGGGGTGACGCCCACGGCTGTGGAGGAGATCGTCCGCTGGTCCTCACCGGTGATGTGCCAGCGGCGCACCGTCGCCGAGGACGCCGAACCGGTGGAGATCGGTGGCCGACGGCTGGGCCCGGGGGACAAGGTGCTCATGTTCCACTGGGCGGCCAACCGCGATCCGCGCTACTTCGACGACCCGGCGCGCTTCGACGTGCTGCGCGATCCGAACCCGCACGTGGGCTACGGCGGGCCGGGGCCGCACTTCTGCCTCGGTGCGCACCTGGCCCGCCTGGAGCTGACGGTGATCTTCCGCCAGATACTGACGCGGATTCCCGACATCCGTGTCGCGGGAGAGCCGGTGCGGCTGAAGTCGTCGCTGGTCAACGGGATCAAGCACCTTCCCGTGACCTTCACCCCCGGCGGCCCCGACCGCGGAACGCACCGGGCCGCGACATGAGGGCCGGCGGATCCCCCGCCCCCGGCGCCGCCGAGGTCGAGGTCTTCGCCTGGGCGACCGACGACGATCCCGACCAGGCCGCGGAGAAGGCCGCGGTCGACGCCCTGGGGGAGGTGTTCGCGCAGGCGTGTCCCGGGCATGGGTTCGTCAATCCCGTCGTCGCCGGAGGCGGGACCCCGGATCCGCGACGGGTCCTGCGGTCCCGGCTGCGCGAGAACGACCCGCCGGACAGCTTCCAAGCGCATCCCGGCGGGGAACTGGCGGACCACATCGACGCCGGACACCTCACGGCACTCGACGACCGGTTCGTGGAGTGGGGCCTGGTCGACGTCCTGCCCAGGGGACTGCTCGACGCCCTCACCGTGGACGGGAAGATCTACACCGTGCCCGCGGGTGTCCACCGCCTGATGCTGTGGGGCAACGGGGAGGTCCTGGCCCGGGCCGGACTCACGGGTCGGCCCGCCACCCTCGACGAGTTCGTCCGCGACCTGGACG
This genomic interval carries:
- the rfbA gene encoding glucose-1-phosphate thymidylyltransferase RfbA; amino-acid sequence: MRGIILAGGSGTRLRPITAVSSKQLLPVYDKPMIYYPLSVLMLAGIREILVISSPEHLEAYQRLLGDGRRLGLDLEYAEQDRPRGLADALCVGREFVGDESLALILGDNIFYGHALISVLRTEIERLDGCTLFGYPVADPERYGVASVDDAGRITSLVEKPADPASNLAVTGLYFYDNEALDMAARLTPSARGELEITDLNNQFVEQGRARLVSLGRGNAWFDTGTHESLLDAALFVRVLAQRQGVRLACIEEAAYRMGFIDAEQLGVLGKESGSSSYGRYLRELAGV
- a CDS encoding metalloregulator ArsR/SmtB family transcription factor; amino-acid sequence: MVARDRLSMEFAALADPTRRDILTRLRGRSLTVSELAESYPISRAAVSQHLTVLEKAGLVTRGRRGQWIDCSLSSSYLDEVAAWVEQQRSDWAERFDLLDEHLRNRRERGRETDNEAEGEQQ
- a CDS encoding SRPBCC domain-containing protein produces the protein MIDVSKGFTLVRTFEASPEEVWKAWTDPDAAAQWWRPRGTTTPRETVEMDTQVGGRYTYTMVNDAVGNKVVTGGVYREVVPFERLVFTWGHPDGDPDDTPVITVTLEPVNEGTRMTFDLRGVEGAEGDGSFHDGWQEVLDSLENYMK
- a CDS encoding MFS transporter yields the protein MTNSTESESGSHPVPAQAGAREWIGLVVLSLPTMLVFLDLTVMFLALPHIAVDLDSSALQGLWMVDIYSFLIAGSLVTMGRLGDRIGRRRLILIGGGAFGLLSIAAAFSTSPEMVIAARAGLGIAGATFMPCTLALIRTMFPDPKQMTKAMVIWTTVGMAGLCLGPSVGGFLLNSFWWGSVFVIAVPITGLLLLVGPALLPKSRDENAARLDFSSVALSLVAILSIIYGLKELARDGWEPFPAVACVVGVVIGAVFVRRQRRLADPLLDVSLFRVRAVAGALTVFMVTGIVQAGTGLLIAQYLQLVDGRSPFVAALWLIVPSLVAIVGVQLSGPLATRLHPSRVIIGGLMLSALGMVVMSQVPPVDGLAVLIIGVCISYAGVSAVPAISNQLTMQAAPPERSGSAGSLSTTSGELGNALGIAAMGSLATVLYTGWIAVPSGVPAAASAAAGEDLASAVTVSQTLAPPLDEQLATAAREAFTSAFNTVALCGAVTLLVLAVVVYITMRHVQPIGSEQPAPVPEGDPADSP
- a CDS encoding acyltransferase, with the protein product MNSLTGLRFFAALMVFFFHTGLSINPIMPTEPAISPFADETVAQWYGWFFSNSGFVGVSIFFVLSGFVLAWSVGPDFSARAFIRRRLVKIFPSHVAMWALVMLLFAGGAVTWRVWLPNLLLLHSWFPDLQVSQSMNMPSWSLACELLFYLTFPFLVRPIARMSARTLWFGAAAMVAGLTLYQVLIATVLPSPPGMEGVILTNLQYWLSYLFPVGRMFEFLLGAFLAHIVLAGKWVRIPPLAAAAIMVLGYVATLFAPVPYSINLITLVPIGVLVASLADADMRGARTGMRGSVLVWFGKVSFGFYMCQAVTVFWLRGVTGGAAFSTPVAVLALLGLFAVTLLGGWCLYQFVEMPMMRRWSRKRPAPAAAPAPDAESPQTDASADSARLDERN
- a CDS encoding cytochrome P450 produces the protein MSTFSDVDAIDINDVDGFWSKPIEYRHAAFDALRARSALPFYPEPDFGGAPRGPGYYALTRMDDVLQVTRDANRFISGRGTGSVVDLPAEMMAEFGESIITMDGPRHGRLRRIVSRVFTPKMVNALMDNVSQVATEIVDEVIERGECDAVTDISAKLPLRVICDMMGIPRSQHEFVDEQTNLLLGLADPDFVAEHDDPLGVMFGASRALADLMHGLAEQRATNPTDDLISTLLNAEIEGEALTPTELASFFILLVSAGNETTRNAISWGIELLTRFPEQRAVWLSDIGGVTPTAVEEIVRWSSPVMCQRRTVAEDAEPVEIGGRRLGPGDKVLMFHWAANRDPRYFDDPARFDVLRDPNPHVGYGGPGPHFCLGAHLARLELTVIFRQILTRIPDIRVAGEPVRLKSSLVNGIKHLPVTFTPGGPDRGTHRAAT